One Algoriphagus sp. Y33 genomic window, TAATTGCTGACCAAAATCACAAAAGGGCATAAAAAAACGCACCTGCCTGATGACAAGTGCGTTTGATATCGGAAGATCAAAACTGATTACTTCGCCGCTTCTTCTTGAAGATGCTGCTTGTAAGCCGCTTTGATTACTTGTGCTCTTCTTTTGATGGAAGGCTTAGTGAAAGCTTGTCTCGCACGAAGTTCACGGACTGCACCAGTCTTGTCAAACTTCTTTTTGAAACGCTTTAGCGCTTTCTCGATTGATTCGTTTTCTTTAACGTTAACTATGATCATATCTATACACCCCCTTTCGTGGCTGCAAAGGTATAGAATAAATAATACGGAAACAAACTATCTATAAATCCCTTCACTAAGTTCCGGGAAAGCAATTCATATACGAAATCCTCCGTTCACCTATTTTTTAATTTTATTACACTTGTTTTTTAATCTGATTGAGTCTCAATATTTTTCGATCTGCGATGAACGCTAAACTATACAGTACTTTCAATACCCTTTTTTTGATTGTAGCACTATCCTTATTTTCCTGCTCAAAAAGAGAGTCTGCAAGCATCAGCTGGGTGATTTCACAAGGTGTGATGAACAATTATGATTTCCGCTCTATAGGACTTCAGGTTGGAGATAATTTCCCAGACTTAGAATTATGGTGCATCTCCGGAAATACCGTTGCATTAAGTGAAATCACAGCCGGAGAAAAAGGGGCTGTCTTGATCACAGGCAGCTATACCTGTGATAAAACCAGGATGAATCTCCAATCAATAGACAGTCTCTCTAAAATTTATCAAGACAGCATCAATTTCTTTATCGTAAACACGGTAGAAGCACATCCCAACAATATCCAAAGTCCCTATTCTCCCGAGCCTGAACCATGGTTGGCCCAGGACAATCTTGAAGTGGGAATCGAAGCCCACCAGCCTAACACGATGAAGGAAAGAATGGACTTGGCCGAACGATGGAAAGCAGAACAAAGAATCAAAACGCCCATACTTCTGGATGGTCCTGAAAACGAATTCTGGAGTCAGGCCGGGCAAGCTCCAAATATGACAATAGTGATCTCCACAGAAGGAAAAATTCTACATAAAGAAGCATGGTTTGATGCCGGAATATTAGGGGATTTTCTCGCTGCTCCATAAAAAAACCGCTTCTCCCTGAAATACTTTTTTGTTAGACGAAAAATTCATAGTAACCAATTACACAATCCATTGAGGCACCAACCAAGCTATTTTCAAACTAACTATTTACCCCCCCATTAAAATTAACCGCTTATAAAATCAGGGAATTAAAAATTTGTAATTCCGCTATGGTATATCTAGCTTGAACTAAGCTAGCTTTTTAATTATCTTTTAACTTAAACAAACAAATCATGAAAAAAATGATGATTTTAACCCTTGCCGTACTGGGTATGGTCTTGGGTAGTTTTGCGGTGGTGCAGCCAGTGATGGCTCAACAAGAAAGTTGTCCCCCAATTATGGAAGATCCCTCTGGTTGTACAATTTATGAATGCGAAGGAAGTGGGTGCATCTTGACAGGCTGTCCTGGTAAACCAATAGTAAAAGCCTGCTAAAACAACATGATACAGCGCTGTATTTCCCTTTTTATCTTGATCGCCGTTTTAGTTGCATGCAAACAATCTTTAAAAAATGAAAGTTATGATTTAATTAGATTATCTATAACCGACTCAATCAAAATCAATGAAAGTAATTTCTTCATTAGTCCAATATCCCAAGCTAAGTTCATAAATGATAGCTTAATTGTATTTTCAAGCCATAAATCCCCATCAGGAATATGGATTTATGATTTTAAGAAAAATAAAATCATAAATCGCATTGTTTCAAAAGAAATTTGGGATGAACCCATAATCGTCAGCGGTTTGATAATTGACAATTATCCAACAGTTAAAATTTTAAACAAAACCGGAAATGTTATTTTAGTTATAAATCTAGAAAATAACGAGATTATTGAGAAAATAAAGCTGGATTTCCCTATAGGAAAAACCTTAAAACCATTTCAATCAGTATTCTTTGAATCAAATAATAACTATATAGTCGAACAATATAGTAGTGATCCAACAATGCAGTATAAAACCGCTTTCTATAAGAACAACTCTCCATTAGGCCTTTTTGATGGTAAAGGGAAATTTGTTGGAAATACTTTTGATTTCCCTTTACCATTAACTCACTTATCGAAACCCATTTTACCTTATAAGCACATCACCCAATCTGGCGGATTAGAAAACAACTTAGTTGCTACTCCCTCTACAGGAGAGATAAGCAAATATCAAAACGATAAGTGGGTATTGTATAAGTCGATGCCACAAAAAAGTATATTTTTTGATTTTGGTTTAAATTTTCTAGAAAACGAATACAATCATTTAACTAGCCCAAGTATGTCCGAGCTTCCCACATCAAATTTTTTTGACAACATATATGAAAATGAAAAATATATAATGGTTTCAACTTGGATTAAAAATCTGGAAGATTTAGAGATATTGGATTTAAGAACACATCTTTTCATATTTGACAAAGGAAAAGATAAGTGGTTCGAAACAGCATCGGTAAAGAATTTTCTGACTCAGGGAATACTTATTGGAGTAAAAAATGACACTATCTATTTTGTCGAAGGAAACTCAATGTGGAGAGACGAAAAATACATCAAACGGGCTGTGCTGAAACCTATTGAAGAATAGACTCACCTCTATCGAAGCCAACTTCTTTGTGTTTTCTTAGTGCTCTTTGAGCCCAATAAAACCAAAAAAAGTCTCCCATTCACATGGGAGACCTTTTTATATGTAGTAAATAAATTGCTTACGCGACTACTTTCTCAGCCAGCAGTACAATTACATTGTCTTTTACTTCTACTACTCCGCCATCCACGATTAGGGATTGCTTTCCTTCGGGAGTGGTAAAGGAAACAGTTCCTTTTGCCAAGGCCGAAACGAGAGGAGCGTGATTGTTCAGCACCTGAAATGATCCGTTGGCACCTGGGAAACTGGCCTCGGATACTTCACCCTGAAATACTTTTTTGTCCGGTGTGACGATTTCTAAATGCATATGCTCAATTTTTATTTAGTTATTAAAGGCTAAAGTCTTTTCATTGAATTGAAATACGCCAATTAGGATTGACTAAACATTCAACCCTCAACTTTTAACCTCCTTAACCGATTTATCTTACTTCAGCCAACAATTTCTCTCCCTTGGCAATAGCATCTTCGATGCTGCCTACCAAGTTGAACGCTGATTCCGGAAGATGATCCAACTCACCGTCCATGATCATGTTGAAGCCTTTGATGGTATCTTTGATATCAACCAATACACCTTTCAAGCCTGTGAACTGTTCTGCTACGAAGAAAGGCTGGGATAAGAAACGCTGAACTCTTCTCGCTCTGTGTACGACTTGTTTATCCTCTTCAGAAAGCTCCTCCATACCCAAAATCGCAATGATATCCTGCAATTCTTTGTAACGCTGAAGAATCTCTTTCACACGCTGCGCACAATTGTAGTGCTCATCTCCAATAATGTCGGCAGACATGATTCTCGAAGATGACTCCAAAGGATCCACAGCCGGATAAATTCCCAACTCTGCAATTTTACGTGAAAGTGAAGTTGTAGCATCCAAGTGGGCGAACGTGGTCGCTGGAGCCGGATCAGTTAAATCATCAGCAGGTACATATACTGCTTGTACAGACGTAATTGAACCACGCTTTGTAGAGGTAATTCGCTCTTGCATGGCTCCCATTTCTGTAGCCAAAGTTGGTTGGTAACCTACCGCAGACGGCATACGCCCAAGAAGTGCAGACACTTCAGAACCTGCCTGGGTAAACCGGAAGATGTTGTCAATAAAGAATAGGATATCTTTACCGTCACCCTCACCATCACCATCTCTATAATACTCTGCCAAAGTCAAACCTGTCAAAGCCACTCGCGCACGTGCTCCCGGAGGCTCGTTCATCTGACCGAAAACAAAGGTTGCTTTAGAGTCTTCCAATTTTTTCAAATCAACTTTAGAAAGATCCCAACCACCTTCTTCTTCAAGGCTGTGGATGAAGTCATCACCGTAAGTCACGATACCGGACTCGATCATCTCTCTCAACAAGTCATTTCCTTCTCTTGTTCTTTCACCTACGCCTGCAAATACGGATAGACCGGCATATGCTTTCGCTATATTGTTGATCAACTCCTGAATCAATACAGTTTTACCAACACCGGCACCGCCAAACAAACCGATCTTACCCCCTTTTGCATACGGCTCGATCAGGTCAATTACTTTGATACCCGTAAAAAGTACTTCTGTAGCTGTAGAAAGATCCTCGAAACGCGGAGCAGATCTGTGTATGGGAAGTCTCTTGCCAGCTGGAATAGATGGCAATCCATCGATAGCTTCTCCAACTACATTGAAAAGGCGGCCTTTGATACCCTCTCCTGTAGGAACTGAAATGGGTTCACCAAGATCTCTTACTTCCATACCACGGACCATCCCTTCAGATGAGTCCATTGCAATGGTTCTCACCCGATCTTCACCCAAGTGCTGTTGAACTTCCATTACGACCACTTGGCCATTTTCTTTGGTAACTTCTACCGCGTCAAGGATATTTGGCAGCTTACCGCCTTCAAAGGAAACGTCCACTACGGGCCCGATCACTTGAGTTATCTTTCCAATATTTGCCATTTGATAATTGAAATGTAAAAAGGATATGCTTTTTGAATTCGACCGCAAAATTAAGCAGAAAAGGCTAATACCAAAGGATATTTGGGAAATTAATCTGCAACCCTTCCATATTTAATTGCTTCTACGTACTACAGCCTTACTATATGATTCTCAATTGCTAAGGCATGACATGTAAAAACATCATTCATAAGACACCATTCCTGTAATAGACCTTATTTTTTAACAATTTCAGCCCTGTCTTTATTTGGATTCAATCCGGTTAAGCGTACATTTGTACAGTATTTAAAATCAATCTAAATAATGATAAAGGCATTTTTCCCACTTATACTTGTAGTAACCGCAATCTTCGCCGCTTGCTCCCCATCATCAAAACAAGAGGACACTACAGAACAGCGAAAAATCATAACTGCAGGAGGCACAGTAACTGAAGTAGTAGCTGCGCTCGGTCACGGTAATGAAATCATTGCTACGGATCTCACCTCTACTTTCCCTGAAAGCATGAAGGACCTCCCTTCCATAGGCTATAGAAATCAAATAAAAGCTGAGGGCATTCTAGCTTTGGGTCCTGATCTTGTACTTTTAGAAGAAGGATATCTCAATCCTGATGTAGTGACGCAGCTAAGGGCTGCAAAGGTGGCTATTGAGGTTTTCGTCAAGCCAAGTACAGTGGAAGGTTCCAAGAAGCTGATATCTGAGATTGCTACATTTTTTGATGAAGAAGAAAAAGGAAAAGAAATCAATTCAGCAATCGATGCTGATATAGCCCAGCTCAAAACCTATTTAGATACCCAGGAATCCAAACCAAATGCTGTCTTTTTAATGGCAAGAGGCCCTGAAACAGTATTCATTGCGGGTGACAAAACATTTACGACAGAGATGTTTGAGTTGGCAAAAATCGAAAGAGCAGCAACTGGCTTTGACGAATTTGTTCCAATGACCCCTGAATCATTGGTTTCCATGAATCCGGAATACTTGGTGTTTTTTGAATCAGGAATTCAAAGTGTCGGTGGAAAAGATGGCTTGATGGCGATACAGGGCATAGATCAAACCACCGCATTCAAAGAAGGACATATCATTGCACTTGACGGACAATACCTCTCAGGTTTTGGACCAAGAGTGGGAAAAGCAGCATTGGATTTAGCTAAAGCAGTTCGACAATAATACATACATATCACTATTCCGCCGACAAGCAATCAAAGTATTAAAAGACGATTTAAAATCAAGCGTTGAGTCGCTTCGATCATCCGTCTTCCAGCCATTTAATAAAATGATCACCGCATTGAACCATAAGAAGATCCAAAGTCAAAACCTTACCTTAATTGGTTTCGGGTTTGTGTTGGTTTTCGTTGTGCTGGCTTCTCTCTCTTTGGGCGCTTTTAGCATTCCGCTACCTCAGACTCTTGCCATCTTGTTTGATCAGATCAGTATCAAAACAGGAACATTTGAAGCCCAACAAGCAAACGTGCTTCTACAGATCCGCGCTCCCAGGGTCTTGATGGCCCTTCTAGTCGGCGGTGGCTTGGGGATCGCCGGAGCAGCACTTCAAGGCATGTTCCGAAACCCTCTTGTAGAGCCAGGGCTGATCGGTGTAAGTACAGGATCTGCATTATTTGCTGTGATTTTTATGGTTTTTATCCCGGCAGCACCTGCTTCATTGGCTTGGATAAAAATGCTCGGGTTGCCTTTATTTGCTTTTGCAGGAGGCTTAATATGCATGGTCTCAGTCTACCAGCTCTCAAAATCCCAAGGAAAAACAGATGGGGCGACTTTGATATTGGCCGGTGTAGCAATAAACGCTTTGGCAGCAGCCTTAATCGGTTTGGTACTGTTCTTTGCAGATGATTCAGCACTGCGAAGTTTTACTTTCTGGAGTCTTGGGGATATGGGAGGAGCCACATGGGGTAAAATTCCGGTGACGCTGGCCCTTATCGCTGTGCCTTCCCTTCTAGTGCTAGGTAATTCCAGACAACTGAATGCTCTCTCACTAGGAGAGCATGAAGCGTTTCATATGGGAGTGAATGTACAACAGGTTAAATCCCGTCTACTTATTTGCAGCGCATTGATCGTAGGCGTAGGAGTATCTATGGTAGGAATGATAGGCTTCGTAGGATTGGTAGTCCCCCATTTGATCCGTATTCTATTTGGAGCAGATCACAGACTGGTACTGCCGGGATCATTTCTTCTTGGGGCCATTCTATTGAATTTTGCTGATCTTATTGCAAGAGTGATCGTAATTCCTGCCGAAATGCCAATAGGAGTAATCACTGCACTTATCGGCGCTCCCTTCTTTATCTGGCTTATTTTCAACCTGAATAAATCTAAAAAATAATGCTTCAAGCCTCCCGAGTACACTTTTGTATCAAGCAACGGCCTATTGTAGATGAGGTCAGCCTAGAATTGAATTCAGGAGAAATTTTGGCAGTATTGGGGCCAAATGGAGCCGGAAAGTCAACTTTTTTCAAAATCCTGTCAGGAGAAATCCCGTGTAAACATGGATCTATAGCCTATAATGGGCACAACATACGTAGCCTAAAAGCGGGCGAACTTGCAGCAGTAAGAGCAGTGATGCCGCAACATACACAGGTCAGTTTTCCATTTACGGTACAGGAAGTCGTGGAACTGGGTCTTATCAGCACCAAAGTCAAGCAGCCCTCTGTCTTAATACAGGAAGTGCTGGAAGCTACCAACACTGCTCATCTAAGAGATCAGGTTTTCAATAACCTTTCCGGAGGAGAAAAACAACGGGTGCAACTTGCTAGAGTTTTGGTTCAAATCTGGGAAACCAAGCCCTTCCCTAGATATTTACTGCTCGACGAACCAACTTCAAGCTTGGATATAGCACAGCAGCATGCCGTTCTGAAAATACTCCAAACCCTGAGATCAAGAAACATTGGAATTCTGGTGATTCTCCACGAACTGAATCTCGCTGCTCAATATGCAGATAAAATTGCGTTGCTGAAAAACGGGGTAATAGCAAAAACAGGAACAGTAGAGGAAGTTCTGGAAGAGAAAATCCTAGAATATGTCTTTGATCATCCCATCCATCTAATTAAAAACCCTGTCACTGGGGGAATGCTCATATCCTCCGCTGCAGAGACACATACATCCATACCCACATTTAAACAAGCTTAACCATGGAAACTATCCAAGAATCCGAACAATCCCTAAAGCAAGCATGGGACAATCTGAAAGAATCTGAACCGCAACTTAGAATCCGCGATGCTGCTGCCAAACTCGGAGTGACGGAAGCACAACTTTTAGCTACCGGTATCGGTGCCAACGTGATCCGTTTGACAGAAAATTTTACGGAACAACTGGAAGAATTCCCAAAGCTAGGCCGCGTGATGTCATTGACCAGAAGTGAGGGATGTGTATTGGAGCATAAAGGCCCCTTTCAAAAAATAGAAATGCATCAAGCAGGGCCGAACAAGATCGCAACTGTAATCGGACCAATCGAACAAAGAGTATTTTTCGCA contains:
- the rpsU gene encoding 30S ribosomal protein S21, whose translation is MIIVNVKENESIEKALKRFKKKFDKTGAVRELRARQAFTKPSIKRRAQVIKAAYKQHLQEEAAK
- the atpC gene encoding ATP synthase F1 subunit epsilon; this translates as MHLEIVTPDKKVFQGEVSEASFPGANGSFQVLNNHAPLVSALAKGTVSFTTPEGKQSLIVDGGVVEVKDNVIVLLAEKVVA
- the atpD gene encoding F0F1 ATP synthase subunit beta, which gives rise to MANIGKITQVIGPVVDVSFEGGKLPNILDAVEVTKENGQVVVMEVQQHLGEDRVRTIAMDSSEGMVRGMEVRDLGEPISVPTGEGIKGRLFNVVGEAIDGLPSIPAGKRLPIHRSAPRFEDLSTATEVLFTGIKVIDLIEPYAKGGKIGLFGGAGVGKTVLIQELINNIAKAYAGLSVFAGVGERTREGNDLLREMIESGIVTYGDDFIHSLEEEGGWDLSKVDLKKLEDSKATFVFGQMNEPPGARARVALTGLTLAEYYRDGDGEGDGKDILFFIDNIFRFTQAGSEVSALLGRMPSAVGYQPTLATEMGAMQERITSTKRGSITSVQAVYVPADDLTDPAPATTFAHLDATTSLSRKIAELGIYPAVDPLESSSRIMSADIIGDEHYNCAQRVKEILQRYKELQDIIAILGMEELSEEDKQVVHRARRVQRFLSQPFFVAEQFTGLKGVLVDIKDTIKGFNMIMDGELDHLPESAFNLVGSIEDAIAKGEKLLAEVR
- a CDS encoding hemin ABC transporter substrate-binding protein is translated as MIKAFFPLILVVTAIFAACSPSSKQEDTTEQRKIITAGGTVTEVVAALGHGNEIIATDLTSTFPESMKDLPSIGYRNQIKAEGILALGPDLVLLEEGYLNPDVVTQLRAAKVAIEVFVKPSTVEGSKKLISEIATFFDEEEKGKEINSAIDADIAQLKTYLDTQESKPNAVFLMARGPETVFIAGDKTFTTEMFELAKIERAATGFDEFVPMTPESLVSMNPEYLVFFESGIQSVGGKDGLMAIQGIDQTTAFKEGHIIALDGQYLSGFGPRVGKAALDLAKAVRQ
- a CDS encoding iron ABC transporter permease, whose translation is MITALNHKKIQSQNLTLIGFGFVLVFVVLASLSLGAFSIPLPQTLAILFDQISIKTGTFEAQQANVLLQIRAPRVLMALLVGGGLGIAGAALQGMFRNPLVEPGLIGVSTGSALFAVIFMVFIPAAPASLAWIKMLGLPLFAFAGGLICMVSVYQLSKSQGKTDGATLILAGVAINALAAALIGLVLFFADDSALRSFTFWSLGDMGGATWGKIPVTLALIAVPSLLVLGNSRQLNALSLGEHEAFHMGVNVQQVKSRLLICSALIVGVGVSMVGMIGFVGLVVPHLIRILFGADHRLVLPGSFLLGAILLNFADLIARVIVIPAEMPIGVITALIGAPFFIWLIFNLNKSKK
- a CDS encoding heme ABC transporter ATP-binding protein, with protein sequence MLQASRVHFCIKQRPIVDEVSLELNSGEILAVLGPNGAGKSTFFKILSGEIPCKHGSIAYNGHNIRSLKAGELAAVRAVMPQHTQVSFPFTVQEVVELGLISTKVKQPSVLIQEVLEATNTAHLRDQVFNNLSGGEKQRVQLARVLVQIWETKPFPRYLLLDEPTSSLDIAQQHAVLKILQTLRSRNIGILVILHELNLAAQYADKIALLKNGVIAKTGTVEEVLEEKILEYVFDHPIHLIKNPVTGGMLISSAAETHTSIPTFKQA